A single Anaerobranca gottschalkii DSM 13577 DNA region contains:
- the prfA gene encoding peptide chain release factor 1 has translation MLDKLKSIEEKYEELERLIADPEIITNNQQQWRKYTKEHADLTPIVNTYREYKKVVESYQEMKDILYNKIDLELVELAKEELPELEDKKEELEERLKILLLPKDPNDSKNVIMEIRGSAGGDEAALFAADIFKMYTRYAETKGWRVEIMDAHYTDIGGIKEIIFLIEGEGAYSRLKYESGVHRVQRIPTTESGGRIHTSTITVAVLPEAEEVEVEINQNDLRIDTFCSSGPGGQSVNTTQSAVRITHLPTGIVVSIQDEKSQLKNREKAMRVLRARLMEKYEEERRAEMAENRKSQVGTGDRSERIRTYNFPQSRVTDHRIGLTLHKLDTILAGELDEIIDALITADQLEKLKKVE, from the coding sequence ATGTTAGATAAACTTAAAAGTATTGAAGAGAAATATGAAGAATTAGAAAGACTGATAGCAGACCCAGAAATTATAACAAATAACCAGCAGCAATGGAGAAAATACACTAAAGAACATGCCGATTTAACACCTATTGTTAACACATATAGGGAGTATAAAAAAGTAGTTGAATCATATCAAGAAATGAAAGATATTTTATACAACAAAATAGATCTAGAGTTGGTGGAACTGGCAAAAGAAGAATTACCAGAATTAGAGGATAAAAAAGAAGAACTTGAAGAAAGATTGAAAATTTTATTATTACCTAAGGATCCTAACGATTCTAAGAACGTTATTATGGAAATCAGGGGTAGTGCTGGAGGAGATGAAGCAGCTTTATTTGCTGCAGATATCTTTAAAATGTATACCCGTTATGCGGAAACCAAAGGCTGGAGAGTTGAAATTATGGATGCCCACTATACTGATATAGGGGGTATTAAAGAAATAATTTTCCTAATTGAAGGTGAAGGTGCTTACAGTCGCTTAAAATATGAAAGTGGAGTTCACAGGGTACAAAGGATCCCTACTACAGAATCTGGTGGTAGAATCCATACCTCTACAATAACTGTAGCGGTACTACCAGAGGCAGAGGAAGTGGAAGTTGAGATCAACCAAAATGATTTAAGAATAGATACCTTCTGTTCTTCTGGTCCTGGAGGACAAAGTGTTAACACTACTCAATCAGCGGTGAGAATTACCCATTTACCCACAGGTATTGTAGTATCTATACAAGATGAAAAATCTCAGCTTAAAAATAGGGAAAAGGCTATGAGGGTATTAAGGGCGAGACTTATGGAAAAGTATGAAGAAGAAAGACGGGCAGAAATGGCTGAAAACCGTAAAAGCCAAGTTGGAACCGGTGATCGTAGTGAAAGGATAAGGACATATAATTTCCCTCAAAGTAGAGTAACTGACCACCGAATCGGTTTAACCTTGCACAAATTAGATACAATTTTAGCAGGGGAACTTGATGAAATAATTGATGCTTTAATTACTGCAGATCAACTTGAAAAATTGAAGAAGGTTGAATAA
- a CDS encoding DUF1385 domain-containing protein, producing the protein MKEKTSLAVGGQAVLEGVMFRLQNKVTLAVRKPDGTIYVEKKNLGLKKEKRISSWPVIRGSLNLIEALSVGVEMLTKSANLSEGEEGENLSKKEIFSAVFLAVITAIGLFFVLPTLITGFLEKVTPYNLGFKNLIEGLIRLGIFLTYIFFVSKVKEIHRVFQYHGAEHMVVHCHEQGEELTVENAMKYSPLHKRCGTSFLLIVMVISILIFSLLPWMALIPRVLLRIVLIPLIAGLAYEVTKLTGKYNNSILNIVMFPGLMLQKLTTKNPDPAQVEVAIAAIKALLEDDSVIDREKPNLYNIDEIANEAEV; encoded by the coding sequence TTGAAAGAGAAAACTAGTTTAGCGGTAGGGGGTCAAGCAGTTTTAGAAGGTGTAATGTTTCGTTTACAGAATAAAGTTACATTGGCGGTAAGAAAACCTGATGGAACCATCTATGTTGAGAAAAAAAATCTAGGCTTAAAAAAGGAAAAAAGAATATCTTCTTGGCCTGTTATTAGAGGGAGTCTTAATTTAATAGAGGCTTTATCAGTAGGAGTGGAAATGCTTACTAAATCTGCTAATTTAAGTGAAGGGGAAGAAGGGGAAAATTTAAGTAAAAAAGAAATATTTTCTGCAGTATTTTTAGCAGTTATAACTGCCATAGGTTTATTTTTTGTTTTACCAACTTTAATTACCGGTTTTTTAGAAAAAGTTACCCCATATAATTTAGGTTTTAAAAATCTCATTGAAGGATTAATTCGCTTAGGTATATTTTTAACTTATATATTTTTCGTATCAAAGGTTAAAGAAATCCATAGGGTATTTCAATACCATGGTGCAGAACACATGGTGGTTCATTGTCATGAGCAGGGGGAAGAACTAACTGTAGAAAATGCTATGAAATACTCACCCCTTCATAAAAGATGTGGGACATCTTTTTTACTGATAGTTATGGTAATAAGTATTTTAATATTTTCCCTATTACCTTGGATGGCTCTTATTCCTAGGGTATTATTAAGGATTGTACTAATTCCTTTGATTGCTGGCTTGGCTTATGAGGTTACTAAATTGACGGGGAAATATAATAATTCTATTTTAAATATTGTCATGTTTCCGGGGCTTATGCTCCAAAAATTAACGACAAAAAACCCGGATCCTGCTCAAGTTGAAGTGGCTATAGCTGCAATAAAAGCCCTTCTTGAAGATGATAGTGTAATTGACAGAGAAAAACCTAATTTATATAATATAGATGAAATTGCTAACGAAGCAGAGGTGTAA
- a CDS encoding thymidine kinase codes for MHIIKDMGWIEVITGSMFSGKSEELIRRVKRARYGKKKTLVFKPEIDNRYCVNSVVSHNGDQINAINICKAEEILQYVTESIDVVAIDEAQFLDEKIVDVCTKLANMGKRVIVAGLDTDFRGMPFGSIHTLMAISEYVDKLQAICVVCGNPASRTQRLIEGKPAKANDPVILIGATESYEARCRRCHIVPK; via the coding sequence ATGCATATTATTAAAGATATGGGTTGGATTGAAGTAATAACTGGTAGTATGTTTTCTGGGAAAAGTGAAGAGTTAATCCGTAGAGTAAAAAGAGCTAGGTATGGAAAGAAAAAAACATTGGTATTTAAACCAGAAATAGATAATAGATATTGTGTCAATAGTGTAGTCTCCCATAATGGAGATCAAATAAATGCTATTAATATTTGTAAAGCTGAGGAAATACTTCAATATGTCACAGAAAGTATCGATGTAGTAGCTATAGATGAAGCACAGTTTTTAGATGAAAAAATAGTAGATGTTTGTACAAAATTAGCTAATATGGGTAAAAGGGTGATAGTTGCAGGTTTAGATACAGATTTTAGGGGAATGCCCTTTGGTTCCATTCATACTTTAATGGCTATCTCAGAATATGTCGATAAACTTCAAGCAATTTGTGTAGTTTGTGGTAATCCGGCCAGCAGAACCCAGAGGTTAATTGAAGGAAAACCAGCTAAAGCTAATGATCCAGTAATTTTAATTGGGGCAACTGAATCATATGAAGCAAGATGCCGGAGATGTCATATAGTCCCAAAATAA
- the rpmE gene encoding 50S ribosomal protein L31 — protein MKQAIHPEYKKTTITCACGEVIETRSTKEEVRVEICSKCHPFYTGKQKFVDAGGRVDKFRRKYGM, from the coding sequence ATGAAACAAGCCATTCATCCAGAATACAAAAAAACTACAATTACTTGTGCCTGTGGTGAAGTAATTGAAACCCGTTCAACTAAAGAAGAAGTCAGAGTAGAAATTTGCTCAAAATGTCATCCATTTTACACAGGAAAACAAAAATTTGTTGATGCTGGTGGCCGTGTTGATAAATTCCGTCGTAAATACGGCATGTAG